A part of Liolophura sinensis isolate JHLJ2023 chromosome 1, CUHK_Ljap_v2, whole genome shotgun sequence genomic DNA contains:
- the LOC135461362 gene encoding platelet-activating factor acetylhydrolase IB subunit alpha2-like, with the protein MASNPAAKPEAVSDVQGDGRWMSLHNRFLAEAKEKEPEVLFVGDSLIQQLQFTPIWRQMFEPLHCLNFGIGGDQTQHVLWRLANGELEYIEPKVVVLLVGTNNHEHSAEQVADGILAIVSLIQKHLPRTQLIVLGIPPRGETPNKLREKIATINSRLAESLSGLDNCTFLPVDPGLFVSAEGLISCRDMYDYLHLTPAGYQKLCEPLLDEIQNLMKTYVKVDSTSVETASMAGQLAGDMS; encoded by the exons ATGGCCTCGAACCCAGCAGCCAAGCCAGAAGCTGTCAGCGATGTTCAGGGGGACGGAAGATGGATGAGTCTG CACAATAGGTTCCTAGCCGAGGCTAAAGAGAAGGAGCCTGAAGTACTGTTTGTAGGAGATTCCCTCATTCAACAACTCCAGTTTACACCG ATATGGAGACAGATGTTTGAACCCCTTCACTGTCTGAACTTTGGGATTGGAGGAGATCAGACTCAGCATGTACTTTGGAGATTAGCCAATGGCGAGTTGGAATACATTGAACCTAAG GTTGTGGTTTTGCTTGTTGGAACAAACAACCATGAACATTCAGCTGAACAGGTGGCTGATGGGATATTGGCCATTGTCAGTCTTATACAGAAGCATCTACCACGCACCCAGCTTATTGTCTTG GGTATACCTCCACGGGGAGAAACCCCAAACAAGCTTAGGGAGAAGATAGCAACGATAAACAGTAGATTAGCGGAAAGCTTATCAGGGCTGGACAACTGCACATTTCTGCCAGTGGACCCTGGTCTGTTTGTGAGTGCTGAAGGGCTGATCAGCTGTCGAGATATGTACGACTATCTACACCTGACCCCGGCTGGATACCAGAAGCTTTGTGAACCTCTTCTGGATGAAATTCAGAACTTAATGAAAACATACGTCAAAGTGGACAGTACCTCTGTGGAAACTGCTTCCATGGCTGGTCAATTGGCTGGAGATATGTCCTAA
- the LOC135482357 gene encoding uncharacterized protein LOC135482357 yields MALMLMYALALVFVDFNERNVILEQPGLLQGELKTKTVQHLLQTGADVFVIYTGDNESENLPKGALYNTSLSSVHKTLITEASTEKTTGFVPYSQPSMRHRNWCCLRL; encoded by the exons ATGGCATTAATGTTAATGT ATGCCCTGGCTCTGGTGTTTGTAGACTTCAATGAGAGGAACGTGATCCTAGAGCAGCCAGGGCTATTACAAGGAGAGCTGAAGACGAAAACAGTTCAGCACCTGCTTCAAACTGGAG CTGATGTATTTGTGATCTATACTGGGGACAACGAGTCAGAAAACTTACCCAAAGGGGCCCTGTACAACACCAGCCTCTCCTCTGTCCATAAAACACTCATTACTGAAGCCTCTACAGAAAAGACAACGGGTTTTGTTCCATACTCACAGCCTTCAATGAGGCACAGGAACTGGTGTTGTCTGAGGCTATAA
- the LOC135461361 gene encoding myosin-4-like isoform X1 → MILYLFDLEPWTLNMDPTVVFFLLLHVVLHHSFIVAEASDNMDKPFSEPQATVVNSQGQEKKADTLTPGTDFKDTVNKISELEKLLGNCKEELNASLNRISELEKSWGNHKEELNASLNRISELEKSWGNHKEELNASLNRISELEKSWGNHKEELNASLKKVNETVSETVQSHKNVQVNYTKFQSEHLQLNKSISDFKEQLKTLSETESQIQKQLSRSESYFNLTDKEINANLTQLRSEIDKINTWKDKIVQSLQDQLMELMEAQKMTVTVAKFVNLETDLHRRTDELNNKVEKLMSDTKEQDDLFSKDFELQNNNLKELNVTQKLIETKVGALETTLQETETKLNDRLDQSESDKQDNNKAFNGRLELQSEKLEEMLKTQRRLEEELKELRGKFEHSEEQQNQKIRQTYTRTVEIESDVKNNQGLSEMLSYVVVAFTSMIVAYAFLSGGFTFGQTKTNFEEEAITHSSHKNEPTMAGAYVQHSDFEASPNAVIPEELATLTGEVPLVQQEIDDEALCPAVCSLGFSESAISTFGPLTQAICPEGMTVHTYVVHSTVDLADAPKDALALVFVDFNERNVILEQPGLLQGELKTKTVQHLLQTGADVFVIYTGDNESENLPEGALYNTSLSSVHKHSLLKPLQKRQRVLSILTAFNEAQELVLSKAINKLCQS, encoded by the exons ATGATATTGTATTTATTCGATCTTGAGCCTTGGACCCTGAACATGGA TCCCACAGTGGTGTTTTTTCTCCTACTGCATGTAGTTCTTcaccattcattcattgtggCTGAGGCTAGTGATAACATGGACAAGCCGTTCTCTGAGCCCCAAGCTACTGTAGTTAACTCACAGGGACAAGAGAAAAAGGCTGATACTTTGACTCCAG GTACAGATTTTAAAGACACTGTTAACAAAATATCCGAGTTAGAGAAATTACTGGGAAATTGTAAAGAAGAATTAAATGCATCATTGAACAGAATATCTGAGCTGGAGAAATCATGGGGAAATCATAAAGAAGAATTAAATGCATCATTGAACAGAATATCTGAGCTGGAGAAATCATGGGGAAATCATAAAGAAGAATTAAATGCATCATTGAACAGAATATCTGAGCTGGAGAAATCATGGGGAAATCATAAAGAAGAATTAAATGCATCACTGAAAAAAGTGAACGAAACTGTTTCTGAGACAGTGCAATCACACAAAAATGTTCAGGTCAACTATACCAAATTTCAGTCTGAGCATTTGCAGCTTAACAAAAGTATTTCTGATTTTAAGGAACAATTAAAAACCCTGTCTGAAACAGAAAGCCAGATACAAAAACAACTATCAAGATCGGAAAGTTACTTCAATCTTActgataaagaaataaatgcaaacTTAACTCAATTGCGTTCGGagattgataaaattaataCTTGGAAAGATAAAATAGTTCAGTCCCTCCAAGACCAGTTGATGGAGTTAATGGAAGCACAAAAAATGACAGTGACAGTGGCAAAATTTGTAAACCTAGAAACTGACTTGCATCGGCGTACAGACGAATTGAACAATAAAGTGGAAAAGTTGATGTCTGATACAAAAGAACAAgatgatttattttcaaaagactttgagttacaaaataataacttGAAGGAGTTAAACGTGACCCAAAAGTTGATAGAAACAAAAGTTGGAGCCTTAGAAACAACCTTACAAGAAACTGAAACGAAGCTGAACGACAGATTAGACCAGTCTGAATCTGACAAACAAGATAATAATAAAGCATTTAATGGGAGACTTGAATTACAAAGTGAGAAACTGGAAGAGATGCTAAAAACTCAACGTCGATTAGAAGAGGAGCTGAAGGAGTTAAGAGGGAAATTTGAACATTCTGAAGAACAGCAAAACCAGAAGATCAGACAGACATACACAAGAACTGTGGAGATAGAATCAGATGTAAAAAATAATCAAG GTCTTTCTGAGATGCTTTCTTATGTTGTGGTTGCATTCACCAGCATGATTGTAGCCTATGCCTTCCTCTCCggagggtttacttttggacaAACAAAGACCAACTTTGAGGAAGAAGCCATCACACACTCGTCACATAAGAATGAGCCAACCATG gcgggtgcttatgtgcaacaCAGTGACTTCGAGGCCTCTCCCAATGCAGTCatt CCAGAGGAGCTAGCCACCCTTACTGGAGAGGTACCTTTAGTTCAACAAGAGATTGATGATGAAGCCCTCTGTCCAGCTGTGTGTAGCCTCGGCTTCTCAGAATCTGCCATTTCCACCTTCGGGCCCCTGACCCAGGCCATATGCCCTGAGGGTATGACTGTACACACTTATGTGGTGCATAGCACCGTTGATCTAGCTGACGCCCCAAAAGATGCCCTGGCTCTGGTGTTTGTAGACTTCAATGAGAGGAACGTGATCCTAGAGCAGCCGGGGCTATTACAAGGAGAGCTGAAGACAAAAACAGTTCAGCACCTGCTTCAAACTGGAG CTGATGTATTTGTGATCTATACTGGGGACAACGAGTCAGAAAACTTACCCGAAGGAGCCCTGTACAACACCAGCCTCTCCTCTGTCCATAAACACTCATTACTGAAGCCTCTACAGAAAAGACAACGTGTTTTGTCCATACTCACAGCCTTCAATGAGGCACAGGAACTGGTCTTGTCTAAGGCTATAAACAAATTGTGCCAGTCTTAA
- the LOC135461361 gene encoding myosin-4-like isoform X2: MILYLFDLEPWTLNMDPTVVFFLLLHVVLHHSFIVAEASDNMDKPFSEPQATVVNSQGQEKKADTLTPGTDFKDTVNKISELEKLLGNCKEELNASLNRISELEKSWGNHKEELNASLNRISELEKSWGNHKEELNASLNRISELEKSWGNHKEELNASLKKVNETVSETVQSHKNVQVNYTKFQSEHLQLNKSISDFKEQLKTLSETESQIQKQLSRSESYFNLTDKEINANLTQLRSEIDKINTWKDKIVQSLQDQLMELMEAQKMTVTVAKFVNLETDLHRRTDELNNKVEKLMSDTKEQDDLFSKDFELQNNNLKELNVTQKLIETKVGALETTLQETETKLNDRLDQSESDKQDNNKAFNGRLELQSEKLEEMLKTQRRLEEELKELRGKFEHSEEQQNQKIRQTYTRTVEIESDVKNNQGLSEMLSYVVVAFTSMIVAYAFLSGGFTFGQTKTNFEEEAITHSSHKNEPTMPEELATLTGEVPLVQQEIDDEALCPAVCSLGFSESAISTFGPLTQAICPEGMTVHTYVVHSTVDLADAPKDALALVFVDFNERNVILEQPGLLQGELKTKTVQHLLQTGADVFVIYTGDNESENLPEGALYNTSLSSVHKHSLLKPLQKRQRVLSILTAFNEAQELVLSKAINKLCQS, translated from the exons ATGATATTGTATTTATTCGATCTTGAGCCTTGGACCCTGAACATGGA TCCCACAGTGGTGTTTTTTCTCCTACTGCATGTAGTTCTTcaccattcattcattgtggCTGAGGCTAGTGATAACATGGACAAGCCGTTCTCTGAGCCCCAAGCTACTGTAGTTAACTCACAGGGACAAGAGAAAAAGGCTGATACTTTGACTCCAG GTACAGATTTTAAAGACACTGTTAACAAAATATCCGAGTTAGAGAAATTACTGGGAAATTGTAAAGAAGAATTAAATGCATCATTGAACAGAATATCTGAGCTGGAGAAATCATGGGGAAATCATAAAGAAGAATTAAATGCATCATTGAACAGAATATCTGAGCTGGAGAAATCATGGGGAAATCATAAAGAAGAATTAAATGCATCATTGAACAGAATATCTGAGCTGGAGAAATCATGGGGAAATCATAAAGAAGAATTAAATGCATCACTGAAAAAAGTGAACGAAACTGTTTCTGAGACAGTGCAATCACACAAAAATGTTCAGGTCAACTATACCAAATTTCAGTCTGAGCATTTGCAGCTTAACAAAAGTATTTCTGATTTTAAGGAACAATTAAAAACCCTGTCTGAAACAGAAAGCCAGATACAAAAACAACTATCAAGATCGGAAAGTTACTTCAATCTTActgataaagaaataaatgcaaacTTAACTCAATTGCGTTCGGagattgataaaattaataCTTGGAAAGATAAAATAGTTCAGTCCCTCCAAGACCAGTTGATGGAGTTAATGGAAGCACAAAAAATGACAGTGACAGTGGCAAAATTTGTAAACCTAGAAACTGACTTGCATCGGCGTACAGACGAATTGAACAATAAAGTGGAAAAGTTGATGTCTGATACAAAAGAACAAgatgatttattttcaaaagactttgagttacaaaataataacttGAAGGAGTTAAACGTGACCCAAAAGTTGATAGAAACAAAAGTTGGAGCCTTAGAAACAACCTTACAAGAAACTGAAACGAAGCTGAACGACAGATTAGACCAGTCTGAATCTGACAAACAAGATAATAATAAAGCATTTAATGGGAGACTTGAATTACAAAGTGAGAAACTGGAAGAGATGCTAAAAACTCAACGTCGATTAGAAGAGGAGCTGAAGGAGTTAAGAGGGAAATTTGAACATTCTGAAGAACAGCAAAACCAGAAGATCAGACAGACATACACAAGAACTGTGGAGATAGAATCAGATGTAAAAAATAATCAAG GTCTTTCTGAGATGCTTTCTTATGTTGTGGTTGCATTCACCAGCATGATTGTAGCCTATGCCTTCCTCTCCggagggtttacttttggacaAACAAAGACCAACTTTGAGGAAGAAGCCATCACACACTCGTCACATAAGAATGAGCCAACCATG CCAGAGGAGCTAGCCACCCTTACTGGAGAGGTACCTTTAGTTCAACAAGAGATTGATGATGAAGCCCTCTGTCCAGCTGTGTGTAGCCTCGGCTTCTCAGAATCTGCCATTTCCACCTTCGGGCCCCTGACCCAGGCCATATGCCCTGAGGGTATGACTGTACACACTTATGTGGTGCATAGCACCGTTGATCTAGCTGACGCCCCAAAAGATGCCCTGGCTCTGGTGTTTGTAGACTTCAATGAGAGGAACGTGATCCTAGAGCAGCCGGGGCTATTACAAGGAGAGCTGAAGACAAAAACAGTTCAGCACCTGCTTCAAACTGGAG CTGATGTATTTGTGATCTATACTGGGGACAACGAGTCAGAAAACTTACCCGAAGGAGCCCTGTACAACACCAGCCTCTCCTCTGTCCATAAACACTCATTACTGAAGCCTCTACAGAAAAGACAACGTGTTTTGTCCATACTCACAGCCTTCAATGAGGCACAGGAACTGGTCTTGTCTAAGGCTATAAACAAATTGTGCCAGTCTTAA
- the LOC135476517 gene encoding uncharacterized protein LOC135476517: MGGDKDDDCDSTSGFSIMSDEDLEAQEKVDMFRQEIASRLKKHKKTLNILTIGTAGVGKSSFLTSLSAALCGHWHEYSLSGKHGDGRPVSFFVQRFPDCGLQDEAYKQPYKDGRLPVLIDLAGLSNETTEVNEELLRMLMYGRLPEGEPVAKAEEIGIRQGVEGLRKKYPTENPDLKVDRVIFLASVNEKIPEKLIGCVIRAARPSGTSNNPRIRSIPVYGVMTKMDKAEEIPADDVKARVKEFTRCLGLEGSEHRLMKCINYCQSTAPERESRTYSRLDEPILRFFRQLVDPYIMVSSDQEVEDFSHLLPPKPQPPAPKTPVEQVERLWQDVSGNIQFNSSWAGWLMIVFGLFFLLMTFMFRSPEVDMKSLQLTCTRVRDMPRYGGSSSLDELPELRAVCSSLNTVQHCVIGYIFWIIFVIFGGFVLYFKNYVKDDKKNN; the protein is encoded by the exons ATGGGTGGAGATAAGGATGATGACTGTGATAGCACATCAGGTTTTTCCATCATGAGTGATGAAGATTTGGAGGCCCAAGAAAAGGTGGACATGTTCAGACAAGAAATAGCAAGCCGactgaaaaaacacaagaaaacactgaaCATTCTGACTATTGGAACAGCTGGCGTTGGTAAATCATCCTTCCTCACATCTTTGTCTGCTGCGTTGTGTGGTCACTGGCATGAATACTCTCTTTCTGGGAAACATGGAGATGGGAGGCCAGTATCATTTTTCGTCCAAAG ATTTCCAGACTGTGGTTTACAAGATGAGGCGTATAAACAGCCATATAAAGATGGCCGTCTCCCAGTGCTGATTGACTTGGCGGGACTGTCCAACGAGACAACTGAGGTCAATGAGGAGCTCCTAAGGATGCTTATGTACGGTCGGCTCCCAGAAGGTGAACCAGTGGCAAAGGCTGAGGAAATAGGAATCCGTCAAGGTGTGGAGGGCCTACGGAAAAAATACCCCACAGAAAACCCCGATCTTAAGGTGGACAGGGTTATTTTCCTTGCTTCGGTCAATGAGAAAATTCCGGAAAAACTGATTGGCTGTGTCATCCGGGCAGCCAGGCCTTCTGGCACCTCCAACAATCCAAGGATAAGAA GTATCCCAGTGTATGGAGTCATGACCAAGATGGATAAAGCGGAAGAAATCCCAGCTGATGATGTCAAAGCCAGGGTCAAGGAGTTTACACGATGCTTGGGTTTAGAGGGCAGTGAGCATCGCCTGATGAAATGTATTAACTACTGTCAAAGCACTGCTCCTGAGAGGGAATCCAGGACTTACTCACGTCTGGATGAACCCATCCTAAGGTTCTTCAGGCAGTTGGTGGATCCGTATATCATGGTTTCCTCAGATCAAGAGGTGGAGGATTTCTCACATTTGCTCCCACCCAAACCCCAGCCACCTGCTCCTAAGACCCCTGTGGAGCAGGTAGAGCGTCTCTGGCAGGACGTCTCTGGCAACATCCAGTTTAATTCTTCTTGGGCCGGTTGGCTAATGATTGTATTTGGTCTTTTCTTTCTGCTCATGACGTTTATGTTCAGGTCTCCAGAAGTTGACATGAAGAGCCTACAACTGACATGTACCCGCGTGAGAGACATGCCTAGGTACGGTGGGAGTTCAAGCCTTGATGAATTGCCAGAGCTTAGGGCAGTCTGCAGTAGCTTGAACACAGTCCAGCATTGTGTTATTGGCTACATTTTTTGGATTATCTTTGTTATCTTTGGGGGCTTTGTATTGTACTTCAAGAATTATGTGAAAGATGACAAAAAGAATAATTGA